In Nitrospira sp., one genomic interval encodes:
- a CDS encoding 4-hydroxy-tetrahydrodipicolinate synthase — translation MFTGSLVAIVTPFKNGKLDERAFGDLIEWQIASGTHGIVPCGTTGESATLTHAEHDRVVAFTVEVVRGRVPVVAGTGSNSTEEAIALTKHAKAAGVDGALLITPYYNKPTQEGLYLHYKAVAEAVDLPLVLYNIPGRTGVNMMPSTIARLMTCRTIVAVKEGSGSVQQASEIIQLCGDRITVLAGDDALTLPMMAVGGKGVITVTANLLPKEMAELVNLFLAGRIEEARVKHYQLYPLFTALFYETNPIPVKEALHMMGKIERELRLPLCPMGSDNRDKLLRVMKEAGLV, via the coding sequence ATGTTTACCGGATCCCTGGTCGCGATTGTTACGCCGTTTAAGAATGGAAAATTAGACGAGCGGGCTTTCGGTGATCTGATCGAATGGCAGATTGCCAGTGGGACGCACGGGATCGTGCCCTGTGGCACAACTGGTGAGTCGGCTACTCTGACCCACGCCGAGCATGACCGGGTCGTTGCCTTTACTGTCGAAGTGGTCCGCGGTCGTGTCCCGGTGGTGGCGGGGACCGGCTCGAACAGCACCGAAGAAGCCATTGCGCTGACGAAACATGCGAAGGCTGCCGGTGTGGACGGAGCCCTGCTGATCACGCCGTATTACAACAAGCCCACGCAAGAGGGTTTGTATCTGCACTACAAGGCCGTCGCGGAGGCAGTGGATCTTCCGCTCGTGCTCTATAACATCCCGGGGCGGACCGGGGTGAACATGATGCCGAGTACGATTGCCCGGCTCATGACGTGCCGGACCATCGTGGCCGTGAAGGAAGGCAGCGGTTCGGTTCAGCAAGCTTCTGAAATCATCCAGCTGTGTGGAGACCGAATCACTGTGTTGGCGGGTGACGACGCCTTAACTCTACCGATGATGGCGGTGGGCGGAAAGGGTGTCATCACCGTGACGGCCAATCTGCTGCCGAAGGAGATGGCCGAACTGGTGAACCTATTTCTAGCCGGTCGGATAGAAGAGGCTCGGGTAAAACATTATCAATTGTATCCGCTCTTCACGGCACTCTTCTATGAGACGAATCCCATTCCCGTGAAGGAAGCCTTGCATATGATGGGTAAGATCGAGCGCGAGCTACGCTTGCCACTCTGTCCCATGGGCAGCGACAATCGGGACAAGCTGTTGCGTGTCATGAAGGAAGCCGGACTCGTCTAA
- the lysA gene encoding diaminopimelate decarboxylase — translation MHDFQYKQGELYCEEVPLSRVAKEVGTPCYVYSHNTLVQHFRTYDGAFKDIPHIVAFAMKSNSNLAVLRLMAKEGSGVDIVSGGELFRALKAGVPAEKIVFAGVGKSPEEIRDALKANILMFNVESSAELQAINEVAASLGVRARVALRINPDIDPKTHPYISTGLKKSKFGIAADRAIEEFKLAASFSYIEVVGLHAHIGSQLTQVTPFVEALKKVLGMVQALAEQGIPIRYLNIGGGLGITYLDETPPHPKDLAAAISPLVRDLKCVLIMEPGRVIVGNAGVLVTKVLYTKTGETKRFLIVDAAMNDLIRPSLYDAYHDIRPLSERVAQAQKQTVDVVGPVCESGDFLAKDRALPEMSEGDLMAVMSAGAYGFVMSSNYNSRPRVPEVLVQGGQFHVIRSRERYEDLVRGEDIPAFLA, via the coding sequence ATGCATGATTTCCAATACAAACAAGGCGAACTGTACTGCGAGGAGGTGCCGCTCTCCCGTGTTGCCAAAGAAGTCGGGACTCCCTGTTATGTGTACAGCCACAATACATTGGTGCAGCATTTTCGCACGTACGATGGCGCGTTCAAGGACATCCCGCACATTGTGGCCTTCGCCATGAAGTCGAACTCGAACCTTGCGGTCCTGCGTCTCATGGCGAAGGAAGGTAGCGGGGTCGATATCGTGTCGGGAGGAGAGCTGTTTCGCGCCTTGAAGGCGGGGGTGCCGGCCGAGAAGATTGTGTTTGCCGGTGTCGGAAAGAGCCCCGAGGAAATTCGTGATGCGCTCAAGGCAAATATCTTGATGTTCAATGTGGAGTCGTCCGCGGAACTCCAGGCCATCAACGAGGTCGCGGCGTCGCTGGGCGTGAGGGCACGGGTCGCACTCCGGATCAATCCGGACATCGATCCGAAAACGCATCCTTACATTTCCACCGGTCTCAAGAAGAGCAAATTTGGAATCGCGGCGGATCGTGCCATCGAGGAATTTAAGCTGGCCGCCTCTTTCAGTTACATCGAGGTGGTCGGTTTGCATGCCCACATCGGTTCGCAACTGACACAGGTGACGCCGTTCGTCGAAGCCTTGAAGAAGGTGCTGGGAATGGTGCAAGCCTTGGCTGAGCAAGGCATTCCCATCCGCTATCTCAACATCGGTGGGGGGTTGGGGATTACCTATTTGGATGAAACGCCACCTCATCCCAAGGATCTGGCGGCAGCAATTTCTCCGCTGGTTCGCGATTTGAAGTGCGTCCTGATCATGGAGCCTGGTCGCGTCATCGTCGGGAATGCCGGGGTCTTGGTGACCAAAGTTCTGTACACAAAGACCGGTGAAACCAAGCGCTTTTTGATCGTGGATGCGGCGATGAATGATTTGATTCGCCCCAGCCTCTACGACGCCTATCACGATATCCGACCGTTAAGCGAGCGTGTGGCTCAGGCGCAGAAGCAAACCGTCGACGTGGTCGGCCCGGTCTGCGAATCCGGCGACTTCCTGGCCAAGGATCGAGCGTTGCCCGAGATGAGCGAGGGCGACCTCATGGCTGTCATGAGCGCCGGCGCCTATGGGTTTGTGATGTCGTCGAACTACAATTCTCGGCCGCGAGTGCCGGAGGTCCTGGTGCAGGGAGGACAGTTCCATGTCATCCGTTCGCGCGAACGGTACGAAGATCTTGTGCGGGGCGAGGACATACCGGCCTTCTTGGCATAG
- the argH gene encoding argininosuccinate lyase, giving the protein MARSKQAAPRARKSGESTSGVGRALPKGKAWGGRFAEQTDRLVEQFTSSLSFDRRLYPYDIQGSIAHCRTLERAGVFTRTEAARLVKGLQAVKRELDQGAFLFLPQDEDIHMAIERRLTEVIGPLGGKLHTGRSRNDQVALDLRLFLRDVLSRLMGQARAFQRVLVRQARAYVDVVMPGYTHLQRAQPVLLAHHFLAYVEMLDRDYGRLQDCRKRLNVMPLGSGALAGSNYPVDRRYTASLLDFPALTQNSLDAVSDRDGVVEVLGALSLIMMHLSRLSEELILWASQEFRYVDLPDSFCTGSSMMPQKKNPDVPELVRGKTGRVYGHLMGTLTLLKGLPLSYNRDLQEDKEALFDAVDTTESSLVLCTELMRRLVVNRAVLAEAAEGGGMLATELADYLVTKGVPFREAHSITGQIVRSSLERQRPLQQMTLAELRTFSTRFERDALTCLTVQGAIARKRQLGGTAGQRVEARIKELEKALA; this is encoded by the coding sequence ATGGCCAGGTCCAAGCAGGCTGCGCCGCGCGCGCGCAAGTCCGGTGAGTCGACGTCGGGCGTGGGTCGTGCCCTTCCCAAAGGCAAGGCTTGGGGGGGCCGGTTCGCTGAACAGACCGATCGACTGGTGGAACAGTTCACCTCGTCCTTGTCCTTCGATCGACGACTGTATCCCTACGATATCCAAGGCAGCATCGCCCATTGCCGCACGTTGGAGCGGGCAGGGGTCTTCACCCGTACAGAGGCCGCCCGACTCGTCAAGGGATTGCAAGCGGTGAAGCGAGAATTGGATCAAGGGGCGTTCCTCTTTTTGCCACAGGACGAAGACATCCACATGGCGATCGAGCGCCGGCTGACGGAGGTGATCGGCCCCTTGGGGGGCAAACTCCACACGGGACGCAGCAGGAACGATCAGGTGGCGTTGGACCTTCGCCTGTTCTTGCGGGATGTGTTGTCGCGGCTGATGGGGCAGGCTCGCGCGTTTCAGCGGGTGTTGGTGCGGCAGGCGCGGGCATATGTGGATGTCGTGATGCCCGGATACACCCATCTGCAACGGGCGCAACCGGTCTTGCTGGCGCACCATTTTCTGGCCTACGTCGAAATGCTTGATCGCGATTACGGGCGATTGCAGGATTGCCGTAAACGGCTCAATGTGATGCCCCTGGGGTCCGGGGCGTTGGCGGGGTCGAACTATCCGGTCGATCGGCGCTATACCGCCTCGCTGTTGGATTTTCCTGCCCTGACTCAGAACAGCTTGGATGCGGTGTCCGACCGAGACGGGGTGGTGGAAGTGCTCGGTGCCCTGTCTCTGATCATGATGCACCTCTCCCGCTTAAGTGAGGAGCTGATTCTTTGGGCCTCCCAGGAATTCAGATACGTGGATTTGCCGGACAGCTTCTGCACCGGTAGCAGCATGATGCCGCAGAAAAAGAACCCGGATGTGCCGGAACTGGTGAGGGGAAAAACCGGTCGGGTGTATGGCCACTTGATGGGGACTCTGACGCTGCTCAAGGGGCTGCCCCTTAGTTATAACCGGGACTTACAGGAAGACAAGGAAGCGCTGTTCGATGCGGTCGATACGACGGAGTCGTCGCTGGTCCTCTGCACAGAACTTATGCGGCGCTTGGTTGTCAACCGGGCGGTGTTAGCTGAAGCCGCAGAAGGGGGGGGGATGTTGGCCACGGAGCTGGCCGATTATCTCGTGACCAAGGGGGTTCCTTTCCGGGAGGCCCATTCCATTACCGGACAGATTGTGCGATCCTCGCTGGAACGACAGCGGCCGCTCCAACAAATGACCTTGGCGGAGTTGCGGACCTTTTCGACCCGTTTCGAACGTGATGCCCTGACCTGCCTCACAGTGCAGGGGGCCATTGCGCGCAAACGACAACTCGGTGGAACTGCCGGGCAGCGCGTGGAGGCGCGGATCAAGGAGCTCGAGAAGGCTCTGGCATGA
- a CDS encoding argininosuccinate synthase — MSRSSYKKVVLAYSGGLDTSVILKWLEEVYGCEVVAFCADLGQGEDLKAIKKKAQSLGVKKVYVEDLREVFVKDHVFPMLRGNAIYEGSYLLGTSIARPLIARRQIEIAAKEGAEAVCHGATGKGNDQVRFELTYMALHPQIKIIAPWREWTMRSRRELIEYAEKHGIPVTATKAKPYSMDMNLFHTSYEGGILEDPWAAPPAEIFVMSVSPERAPDKAREVEIDYVAGDPVAVDGKKMSPAKLLAHLNTLGGEHGVGRVDLVENRYVGMKSRGVYETPGGTILHAAHRGLESLTMDREVLHLRDSLIPRYAELIYYGYWYAPEREMIQAALDEAQRDVTGTVRVKLYKGTCTVVGRKSPRSLYRLDMATFEEDEVYRQKDAEGFIRLNALRLAIRAQRNKKRSGK; from the coding sequence ATGAGTCGGTCATCCTATAAGAAAGTCGTATTGGCTTATTCCGGCGGGCTGGATACGTCGGTCATTCTGAAGTGGCTGGAAGAGGTGTACGGCTGCGAGGTGGTGGCCTTTTGCGCCGATCTCGGGCAAGGGGAAGACCTGAAGGCTATCAAGAAGAAGGCGCAGTCCCTGGGGGTGAAGAAGGTGTATGTCGAAGATCTGCGCGAGGTCTTCGTCAAGGACCATGTCTTCCCTATGTTACGCGGGAACGCCATCTACGAAGGGAGTTATCTTCTCGGCACGTCCATCGCCAGGCCCCTGATTGCGCGTCGACAGATCGAGATTGCCGCCAAGGAAGGAGCGGAAGCGGTCTGCCATGGGGCGACCGGCAAGGGAAACGATCAAGTCCGGTTCGAGTTGACCTACATGGCCCTGCATCCGCAGATCAAGATCATCGCGCCTTGGCGGGAATGGACCATGCGGTCGCGGCGGGAGTTGATCGAGTATGCGGAGAAACACGGCATTCCGGTGACTGCGACAAAGGCAAAGCCCTACAGCATGGACATGAACCTGTTTCATACCAGTTATGAAGGCGGGATTTTGGAAGATCCCTGGGCCGCGCCCCCCGCGGAAATTTTTGTGATGTCCGTGTCTCCGGAGCGGGCGCCCGACAAGGCACGCGAGGTGGAGATCGACTATGTCGCGGGCGACCCTGTGGCGGTGGACGGTAAGAAGATGAGTCCCGCCAAGCTCCTGGCCCACCTCAATACCTTGGGAGGCGAACACGGTGTGGGACGAGTGGACTTGGTGGAGAATCGCTACGTCGGCATGAAGTCTCGTGGGGTGTACGAGACCCCGGGCGGCACGATCCTTCATGCGGCCCATCGCGGGCTTGAATCGTTGACGATGGATCGCGAAGTGTTGCACCTGCGAGACAGCCTCATCCCTCGGTATGCCGAACTGATCTACTACGGCTATTGGTATGCGCCGGAGCGGGAAATGATCCAAGCGGCCCTTGACGAGGCCCAGCGGGACGTGACCGGCACCGTTCGTGTGAAGCTCTATAAAGGCACCTGTACCGTGGTCGGCCGCAAGTCCCCCCGGTCGCTCTACCGGTTGGACATGGCCACATTCGAAGAAGACGAGGTCTATCGGCAGAAGGATGCGGAGGGTTTTATCCGACTCAATGCGCTCAGGCTGGCCATTCGGGCACAACGTAACAAGAAGCGATCGGGCAAGTAA
- the argF gene encoding ornithine carbamoyltransferase: MSQRPRRSTRKIGLDKDFLELLSIPSEELTALLRLAAQLKAKQRRGLPHPLLPGRMLGLLFQKPSTRTRVSFEAGMNQLGGQAMVLPMGDIQLSRGESVADTARVLSRYLDAIVVRTFDHAIVEEWAREATIPVINGLTDLSHPCQALSDLLTIQEKKRRLKGVKVAYVGDGNNVTNSLIEAAAKMGMTIAVGCPAGYQPDQHIVDRARLEAQQTGAVIEIGTDPLVAVKDADVLYTDVWISMGREREQARRLKTLAPYQLNERLLKRAKPDALVMHCLPAHRGEEISAEVLDGPQSVVFDQAENRLHMQKAILVRLLGKHTRSRTP, encoded by the coding sequence ATGTCGCAGCGTCCTCGTCGCTCAACCAGGAAGATCGGACTCGACAAAGACTTCCTGGAACTGCTCTCGATCCCCAGTGAAGAACTCACGGCCCTGCTGCGGCTGGCCGCTCAACTCAAGGCCAAGCAGCGCCGCGGGCTGCCCCATCCCTTGTTGCCGGGGCGGATGCTCGGCCTCCTCTTTCAGAAACCCTCCACCCGGACGCGAGTGTCATTCGAAGCCGGCATGAATCAGCTCGGTGGGCAGGCCATGGTGCTGCCGATGGGGGACATTCAGCTGTCGCGCGGTGAAAGCGTGGCCGATACGGCGCGGGTGCTCTCGCGGTATCTGGACGCCATCGTCGTACGGACCTTCGACCACGCCATTGTGGAAGAGTGGGCACGTGAGGCGACCATCCCCGTGATCAACGGCCTCACGGATCTCAGCCATCCCTGCCAGGCCTTGTCGGACCTCCTGACGATTCAGGAGAAGAAGCGGCGGCTCAAAGGCGTCAAAGTTGCCTATGTGGGCGATGGCAACAACGTGACCAATTCGCTGATCGAGGCCGCGGCGAAGATGGGCATGACCATCGCCGTCGGGTGCCCGGCCGGGTATCAACCCGATCAGCACATCGTCGATCGTGCTCGGCTAGAGGCCCAGCAGACGGGCGCGGTGATTGAAATCGGCACAGACCCGCTCGTGGCCGTGAAGGATGCCGATGTCCTCTACACGGATGTGTGGATCAGCATGGGCCGCGAACGCGAGCAGGCGCGGCGCCTCAAGACCTTGGCGCCCTACCAGCTCAACGAGCGGCTGCTCAAGCGGGCCAAGCCAGATGCTCTGGTCATGCACTGCCTCCCCGCCCATCGGGGAGAGGAAATCAGTGCCGAGGTCTTGGATGGGCCGCAGTCGGTCGTGTTCGATCAGGCGGAAAACCGCCTGCATATGCAGAAGGCTATTCTGGTGCGCCTGTTAGGGAAGCATACGCGAAGCAGGACGCCGTAA
- a CDS encoding acetylornithine transaminase has protein sequence MPTGELRQNAEQYLMNTYMRQPISIVRGRGTRVYDLEGREYIDFVAGIAVNLLGHGHPDLVLAIQKQVQHLIHTSNLYYTEPQVRLAQTLVEHSFAQKVFFCNSGAEANEAAIKLARKYSYDKYGSDRYEIITMKNSFHGRTLATVTATGQEKVQKGFAPLMPGFSYVAFNDLSEVERAITSKTAAIMLEPIQAEGGVHVAERGYLQGLRELCRERDVLLIFDEVQTGMGRTGTLFCYEQYGMQPDIMTLAKGLGGGVPIGACLATDAVARAFVPGTHASTFGGNPLACAAALAVLRVLLDGKILEQGRRMGESLSKGLADLKERFRCIKEVRGLGLLQGLELDFDAKTVVADCLARGLLINCTGDRVLRFVPPLIITQRDIDRLLDALAQSLGRRTAVSSTHSH, from the coding sequence ATGCCGACGGGAGAGTTGCGTCAGAACGCCGAACAGTACTTGATGAACACCTATATGCGCCAGCCGATTTCCATCGTGCGCGGGCGCGGGACCAGGGTCTACGACCTGGAGGGACGGGAGTACATCGATTTTGTGGCGGGCATTGCGGTGAATTTGCTGGGGCATGGGCATCCGGATCTGGTGTTGGCGATTCAGAAACAGGTGCAGCACCTCATTCACACCTCGAATCTCTATTATACCGAGCCGCAGGTGCGGTTGGCGCAGACGCTGGTGGAGCATTCGTTTGCCCAGAAGGTGTTTTTCTGCAACAGCGGGGCAGAGGCGAACGAAGCGGCCATCAAGCTGGCCCGCAAATACTCCTACGATAAATACGGCTCCGACCGGTACGAAATCATCACGATGAAGAATTCCTTCCATGGTCGGACCCTGGCCACTGTGACGGCGACGGGGCAGGAGAAGGTTCAGAAGGGGTTTGCGCCGCTGATGCCAGGATTCTCGTACGTGGCCTTCAACGACCTGTCGGAGGTTGAACGGGCGATCACGTCGAAAACCGCGGCTATCATGCTGGAACCCATCCAAGCCGAAGGGGGCGTCCACGTCGCTGAACGGGGGTACCTACAGGGACTGCGCGAGTTGTGCCGGGAGCGCGACGTGCTGCTGATTTTCGATGAGGTCCAAACCGGCATGGGACGGACCGGGACGCTCTTCTGTTACGAGCAGTATGGGATGCAGCCCGACATCATGACACTCGCAAAGGGGCTCGGCGGCGGCGTGCCGATCGGCGCCTGTCTGGCGACGGATGCCGTGGCCCGCGCCTTCGTCCCCGGCACCCATGCCTCAACCTTCGGCGGGAATCCGTTGGCCTGCGCGGCCGCCCTAGCGGTGCTGCGGGTCTTGTTGGATGGAAAGATCCTCGAGCAAGGGCGGCGTATGGGGGAAAGTTTGTCGAAGGGTTTGGCTGACTTGAAGGAACGGTTTCGCTGCATCAAGGAAGTCCGCGGTCTGGGGCTGCTCCAGGGCCTCGAACTGGACTTCGATGCGAAGACCGTGGTCGCCGACTGCCTCGCGCGCGGCCTCTTGATCAACTGCACGGGCGACCGGGTGCTACGGTTCGTGCCACCACTCATCATCACGCAACGCGACATCGATCGGTTGCTCGACGCATTGGCGCAGAGCCTGGGGCGACGGACCGCCGTTTCGTCCACCCATTCACACTAG
- a CDS encoding DUF2628 domain-containing protein, producing the protein MKTCVRCQQQNQDESRFCHQCGGAFAVEAEPAEPPFAQPSPPQTDVELWKAFIGPNADHYLATFKKFTDPAGPRFALTWHWPAFVFEPFLWFLYRKMYVYALIYAIGPAIAFYITQDLSADIVWRVMAGASANYIYFWHIKEQLAKIKGERGAGGESRQQLLGELGGVQPYVVWVGVGLLVLKIGLVVAMFKEGPPDGPKGTPGKSRPAGMTSV; encoded by the coding sequence ATGAAGACCTGCGTCCGATGTCAGCAGCAGAACCAGGACGAATCCCGCTTCTGTCACCAGTGCGGGGGAGCCTTTGCCGTGGAGGCCGAGCCGGCCGAACCGCCCTTCGCGCAGCCCTCTCCACCCCAAACCGATGTCGAATTGTGGAAGGCCTTCATCGGTCCGAATGCCGACCACTACTTGGCGACTTTCAAGAAGTTCACCGACCCGGCCGGACCTCGCTTCGCTTTGACGTGGCATTGGCCGGCCTTCGTGTTTGAGCCGTTCCTCTGGTTCCTCTACCGTAAGATGTACGTCTACGCTCTGATCTATGCAATCGGTCCGGCGATCGCCTTCTACATCACCCAAGACCTGTCCGCCGACATTGTCTGGCGAGTCATGGCCGGGGCCAGCGCCAACTACATCTATTTCTGGCACATCAAGGAACAACTCGCGAAGATCAAGGGCGAACGAGGGGCCGGCGGCGAATCAAGGCAACAGCTGTTGGGCGAATTGGGCGGAGTCCAACCTTATGTGGTGTGGGTCGGTGTCGGCCTGCTCGTGCTCAAGATCGGCCTGGTGGTCGCCATGTTTAAAGAGGGACCGCCGGACGGGCCAAAGGGTACTCCCGGCAAGTCCCGCCCCGCCGGGATGACGAGTGTATAG
- a CDS encoding 2,3-bisphosphoglycerate-dependent phosphoglycerate mutase, translated as MSKLVLIRHGESQWNLENRFTGWVDVPLSPKGIEEAKAAGKKLTGYTFDRAFSSVLARANETLRLILETIGQTAIPVEKDKALNERMYGELQGLNKAETAKKYGDDQVKIWRRSYDVRPPGGESLQDTAERVLPYYESRIKPHVLKGETILIAAHGNSLRALVMQLDQLTKEQVLELNIPTGAPLLYELDDNGKVLSHRYL; from the coding sequence ATGAGCAAACTGGTGTTGATCCGTCACGGCGAGTCGCAATGGAACCTGGAGAATCGTTTCACCGGCTGGGTGGATGTCCCGCTCTCGCCGAAGGGAATCGAAGAAGCCAAGGCAGCAGGCAAAAAATTGACCGGGTACACCTTCGATCGCGCGTTTTCATCCGTCCTGGCCCGAGCCAACGAAACGCTGCGCCTCATTCTGGAAACGATCGGGCAGACGGCCATTCCGGTGGAAAAGGACAAGGCCTTGAACGAACGCATGTACGGCGAGCTACAGGGCTTGAACAAGGCCGAGACGGCCAAGAAGTACGGTGATGATCAAGTGAAGATCTGGCGGCGCAGCTACGATGTACGCCCTCCGGGAGGTGAAAGCCTACAAGACACGGCGGAGCGGGTCTTGCCGTACTACGAAAGCCGCATCAAGCCCCATGTGCTCAAGGGCGAGACCATCTTGATCGCCGCCCACGGCAACAGCCTGCGGGCTCTCGTGATGCAACTCGACCAGTTGACGAAGGAGCAGGTGCTGGAACTGAACATTCCCACCGGCGCCCCGCTGCTCTACGAACTCGACGACAACGGGAAGGTCCTCTCGCACCGCTATCTCTGA
- a CDS encoding ATP-grasp domain-containing protein, whose translation MRRLRILVLMHQDLVPPERLTGPVPDNADWKTEYDVLSALHTLGHDVRALGVKSDLEVIRAAVEGWRPHIAFNLLEEFDGVAVYDQNVVSYLELMHIPYTGCNPRGLMLARDKALAKQVMSYHRIPYPEFMVVPRHRMVRRPKSLTFPLIVKSVTEEASLGISQASIVEDDDKLRERVAFIHAHVGTGALVERYIEGRELYVGVMGNAHLQVFPIWELVMDKMPDEARRIATQRVKWSRKYQEKYGIRSCEARQLPIERVEEIQHLAKRVYRALGLSGYARIDMRMDCDGKVYVLEANPNPHIACGEDFADSAEKANLPYMDLIQELLQVGLRWRPAQAA comes from the coding sequence ATGAGGCGACTGCGTATTCTCGTGTTGATGCATCAGGACTTGGTGCCGCCGGAGCGGTTGACCGGCCCAGTTCCGGACAATGCGGACTGGAAGACGGAGTACGATGTGCTGTCCGCGCTCCATACGCTTGGGCACGACGTGCGGGCGTTGGGTGTGAAGAGTGATCTCGAGGTCATCCGCGCGGCGGTCGAGGGGTGGAGGCCGCACATTGCTTTCAATCTATTGGAGGAATTCGACGGCGTCGCGGTCTACGATCAGAACGTCGTGTCTTATCTGGAGTTGATGCACATCCCGTACACCGGCTGCAATCCGCGAGGTCTCATGTTGGCCAGAGACAAAGCCTTGGCAAAGCAGGTCATGTCTTACCATCGGATTCCGTATCCCGAATTTATGGTGGTGCCGCGGCATCGGATGGTGCGGCGGCCGAAGTCCTTGACCTTTCCGTTGATCGTGAAGTCGGTGACGGAGGAGGCGTCGCTGGGAATCTCTCAGGCTTCGATCGTGGAGGACGACGATAAGCTGCGCGAGCGCGTCGCCTTCATTCATGCTCACGTCGGTACGGGCGCGTTGGTCGAACGCTACATCGAAGGTCGGGAATTGTATGTCGGCGTCATGGGCAATGCCCACCTGCAGGTCTTTCCCATTTGGGAATTGGTGATGGACAAGATGCCGGACGAAGCCAGGCGCATTGCGACGCAGCGGGTAAAATGGAGCCGTAAGTATCAGGAGAAGTATGGGATCCGCTCTTGCGAGGCCCGACAGCTCCCGATCGAACGCGTGGAAGAGATCCAGCATCTCGCCAAGCGGGTCTATCGTGCACTTGGCCTGAGCGGGTATGCGCGGATCGACATGCGGATGGACTGCGACGGCAAGGTCTATGTGCTCGAAGCCAACCCCAACCCTCACATCGCCTGCGGCGAAGACTTCGCCGATTCAGCGGAAAAAGCCAACCTCCCTTACATGGATTTGATCCAGGAATTGCTGCAAGTCGGCTTGCGCTGGCGTCCGGCTCAAGCCGCTTGA
- a CDS encoding putative zinc-binding metallopeptidase produces MRKARRRKNVRPAWSLWSDEQLLDLRFCDLRLDLDGSFYEAPIAQLYRELNLRGLCFRPHVWLSDEWFSPDGVPGIAVPFYLAHPRLTRLEANQVLEVEGGTKEWCMRILRHETGHAIENAYLLRRRRRRQRLFGRSSDPYPEYYTPRPYSRSFVRHLEVWYAQSHPDEDFAETFAVWLDPDSDWRERYRGWPAMRKLEFMDRLMGELVGEKPLVTERQQVDPLPRLYKTLRDHYDEKRAHYGFGQTASYDSDLRKLFSDAPAYGGNPVAAGFLRRARKELCRKVAGWTGEYQYIIDQVLSGMIERSRALKLHLTLQKEQTKLDFAILLTVQTMNYLHHGRHKVAL; encoded by the coding sequence ATGAGGAAAGCGCGGCGGCGGAAAAACGTCCGCCCGGCCTGGAGTTTATGGAGCGACGAACAGCTGCTTGACCTGCGCTTCTGTGATCTACGTCTCGACCTGGACGGCAGTTTCTATGAGGCGCCGATCGCACAGCTGTACCGCGAGCTGAATTTGCGAGGCCTTTGCTTCCGCCCCCATGTCTGGCTCTCGGACGAATGGTTCAGCCCGGATGGTGTGCCGGGGATCGCCGTTCCGTTTTATCTGGCGCACCCCCGACTGACACGACTGGAAGCGAATCAGGTGTTGGAGGTGGAGGGCGGCACGAAAGAGTGGTGCATGCGGATTCTGCGGCATGAGACCGGCCATGCCATCGAGAACGCCTACCTATTGCGTCGCCGCCGTCGACGTCAACGCCTGTTCGGCCGTTCGTCGGACCCCTATCCCGAGTACTACACCCCGCGCCCCTACAGCCGAAGTTTTGTCCGTCATCTAGAGGTGTGGTACGCCCAAAGTCACCCCGATGAGGATTTCGCCGAAACCTTCGCCGTATGGCTGGATCCGGACTCCGATTGGCGCGAGCGCTATCGCGGATGGCCGGCGATGAGGAAGCTCGAATTTATGGATCGATTGATGGGGGAGCTGGTGGGTGAAAAGCCCCTGGTGACGGAGCGACAGCAGGTCGATCCGCTCCCTCGGCTCTATAAGACGCTCCGAGACCATTATGACGAGAAGCGTGCGCATTATGGGTTCGGCCAGACGGCATCGTATGACAGCGATCTGCGGAAGTTATTCTCCGATGCTCCGGCCTATGGGGGGAATCCTGTGGCGGCCGGATTCCTGCGTCGCGCTCGGAAGGAACTGTGCCGCAAGGTGGCCGGCTGGACGGGCGAGTATCAATATATCATCGATCAAGTTCTCTCCGGCATGATCGAACGGTCACGCGCGCTGAAGTTGCATCTGACGCTCCAGAAAGAACAGACCAAACTCGACTTCGCGATTCTCCTCACGGTGCAGACGATGAACTATCTGCATCATGGCCGGCATAAGGTCGCCTTATGA